The following proteins are encoded in a genomic region of Fusarium oxysporum f. sp. lycopersici 4287 chromosome 1, whole genome shotgun sequence:
- a CDS encoding histone deacetylase 1/2, whose protein sequence is MGDDIRVELGSVALNGSSPKKVAYFYDSDIGNYAYVTGHPMKPHRIRLAHSLIMQYNLYQKMEIYRAKPATRGEMTQFHTDDYIDFLQKVTPDNMDSFMREQGKYNVGDDCPVFDGLFEFCGISAGGSMEGAARLNRQKCDIAINWAGGLHHAKKCEASGFCYVNDIVLGILELLRFKKRVLYIDIDVHHGDGVEEAFYTTDRVMTVSFHKYGEYFPGTGELRDTGIGQGKNYAVNFL, encoded by the exons ATGGGCGACGATATACGTGTCGAGCTCGGCTCGGTTGCGCTCAATGGCTCATCGCCCAAGAAGGTCGCTTACTTTTACGATTCCGACATTGGTAACTATGCCTATGTTACTGGTCATCCCATGAAGCCTCATCGCATTCGGCTGGCGCATAGCTTGATTATGCAGTACAACCTCTACCAGAAGATGGAGATTTAC CGCGCAAAACCTGCGACTCGAGGCGAGATGACCCAGTTCCATACCGACGACTACATCGATTTCCTGCAAAAGGTCACACCAGACAACATGGATAGCTTCATGCGAGAGCAAGGAAAATACAacgttggtgatgattgTCCCGTTTTCGATGGCCTTTTCGAGTTCTGTGGTATTAGTGCAGGTGGTAGCATGGAGGGTGCAGCGCGACTGAACCGCCAAAAGTGCGACATCGCCATCAACTGGGCTGGTGGTCTTCACCACGCCAAGAAGTGTGAGGCCAGTGGTTTCTGCTACGTCAACG ACATTGTCCTCGGCATTCTAGAACTCCTTCGATTCAAAAAGCGGGTCCTTTACATCGATATCGACGTGCATcatggcgatggtgttgaggaggctTTCTACACCACCGACCGTGTCATGACCGTTTCTTTCCACAAGTACGGAGAGTACTTCCCCGGCACTGGCGAACTTCGAGACACTGGTATTGGACAAGGAAAAAACTATGCTGTCAACTTCCTCTGA